A genomic stretch from Telopea speciosissima isolate NSW1024214 ecotype Mountain lineage chromosome 7, Tspe_v1, whole genome shotgun sequence includes:
- the LOC122668617 gene encoding uncharacterized protein LOC122668617: MARLFVLQPSPSKWKPPIPVYWCPSFGSDKLNVDSACKGNPRLSGGGGVVRNKEGVVLVAFSNFYGEGTNSIAELRALQNGLSLSVDLGLSDLVVNSDLVMTVRMVNQVKCNLWKG, translated from the exons ATGGCGAGACTTTTCGTACTGCAG CCTTCCCCGTCGAAGTGGAAACCCCCTATTCCAGTGTATTGGTGCCCTTCTTTTGGCTCTGACAAGCTTAATGTTGACAGTGCTTGCAAAGGTAATCCTAGATtaagtggtggaggtggagttgTTAGAAATAAAGAGGGGGTTGTTTTGGTggctttctctaatttttatggggAAGGTACTAATTCTATTGCTGAATTAAGAGCATTGCAGAATGGGTTGAGTTTAAGTGTTGATCTTGGTTTGTCGGATTTGGTGGTAAATTCGGATTTGGTAATGACAGTTAGAATGGTCAATCAAGTTAAGTGTAATCTTTGGAAGGGATAG